A genomic region of Antennarius striatus isolate MH-2024 chromosome 16, ASM4005453v1, whole genome shotgun sequence contains the following coding sequences:
- the srl gene encoding sarcalumenin isoform X2, giving the protein MKGTVLISCFLSLLLLQATAEEEEEDITAILRDRSHIDDTLRLATEEKARDYAAAIERLRKIYHTSIKPLEQAYKYNELRSHEISAYPGRTLGESATDGEITSKPMVLFLGPWSVGKSTMINYLLGMHESPYQLYTGAEPTTSEFTVIMHGEKIRSVEGIVMAADSSRSFSPLEKFGQNFLEKLIGIEMPHKLLERVTFVDTPGIIENRKQQERGYPFNDVCQWFIDRADLIFVVFDPTKLDVGLELEMLFRQLKGRESQIRIILNKADNLATQDLMRVYGALFWSLAPLINVTEPPRVYVSSFWPYDYAPDTSRDLFKREEISLLEDLNQVIENRMENKIAFIRQHGIRVRIHGLLVDRYVQTFKEKMSFFSDPELVFQEIVDDPDKFYIFKSILAKTNVSKFDLPNRDAYRDFFGINPITNFKPLSAQCSYIGGCLLEKIEKAITNELPALLSSINSGKQPGLAACEATGCGEKPKNRYRKN; this is encoded by the exons aagaagaggaagaagacattACCGCCATCCTCAGAGACAGATCTCACATCGATGACACGCTGCGACTTGCAACCGAGGAAAAAGCCAGAGATTATGCAg CGGCCATCGAGAGGTTGCGGAAGATTTACCACACATCCATCAAGCCATTGGAGCAGGCCTACAAGTACAATGAGCTGAGGTCACATGAGATCTCAG CTTACCCCGGACGAACCCTGGGGGAATCCGCCACAG ATGGGGAGATTACCTCCAAGCCTATGGTGCTCTTCCTGGGACCCTGGAGTGTGGGAAAGTCCACCATGATCAATTACCTCCTGGGCATGCATGAAAGCCCCTATCAGCTATACACAG GAGCTGAGCCTACTACCTCTGAGTTCACTGTCATTATGCACGGGGAGAAGATCCGCTCTGTTGAGGGTATTGTCATGGCTGCAGATAGCTCTCGATCCTTCTCTCCCCTGGAGAAGTTTGGTCAAAACTTCCTGGAGAAACTGATCGGTATTGAAATGCCCCACAAGCTACTGGAACGTGTGACATTCGTGGATACTCCAGGAATCATCgagaacaggaagcagcaggagagag GCTATCCTTTCAATGATGTTTGCCAGTGGTTCATTGATCGTGCTGACCTGATATTCGTGGTCTTTGATCCCACCAAATTGGATGTTGGCCTGGAGCTGGAGATGCTATTCCGACAACTGAAGGGACGTGAATCCCAGATCCGTATTATCCTGAACAAGGCCGACAACCTGGCCACCCAGGACTTAATGAGAGTATACGGAGCGCTGTTTTGGAGCTTGGCTCCCCTTATCAATGTGACCGAACCCCCTCGTGTCTACGTCAGCTCCTTCTGGCCTTACGACTATGCGCCTGACACGAGCCGTGACCTCTTCAAGCGAGAGGAGATCTCCCTTCTGGAAgatctgaaccaggtgattgAAAACCGTATGGAGAACAAAATCGCCTTCATCCGCCAGCATGGCATCCGTGTGCGCATCCATGGCCTACTGGTAGACCGCTACGTTCAGACCTTTAAAGAGAAGATGAGCTTCTTCAGTGACCCTGAACTGGTCTTCCAGGAGATTGTAGATGACCCAGACAAGTTCTACATTTTCAAATCTATTCTTGCCAAGACCAACGTCAGCAAGTTTGACCTGCCCAACCGTGATGCTTACCGTGACTTCTTCGGCATCAACCCCATCACCAACTTCAAGCCCCTGTCGGCTCAGTGCTCCTACATCGGAGGCTGTCTGCTGGAAAAGATCGAGAAAGCAATCACAAACGAGCTGCCTGCCCTCCTAAGCAGCATTAACTCTGGCAAACAGCCTGGTCTCGCTGCCTGTGAAGCTACTGGATGCGGCGAGAAGCCAAAGAATCGTTACCGGAAGAACTGA
- the srl gene encoding sarcalumenin isoform X3: MKGTVLISCFLSLLLLQATAGKSFEEEEEDITAILRDRSHIDDTLRLATEEKARDYAAAIERLRKIYHTSIKPLEQAYKYNELRSHEISDGEITSKPMVLFLGPWSVGKSTMINYLLGMHESPYQLYTGAEPTTSEFTVIMHGEKIRSVEGIVMAADSSRSFSPLEKFGQNFLEKLIGIEMPHKLLERVTFVDTPGIIENRKQQERGYPFNDVCQWFIDRADLIFVVFDPTKLDVGLELEMLFRQLKGRESQIRIILNKADNLATQDLMRVYGALFWSLAPLINVTEPPRVYVSSFWPYDYAPDTSRDLFKREEISLLEDLNQVIENRMENKIAFIRQHGIRVRIHGLLVDRYVQTFKEKMSFFSDPELVFQEIVDDPDKFYIFKSILAKTNVSKFDLPNRDAYRDFFGINPITNFKPLSAQCSYIGGCLLEKIEKAITNELPALLSSINSGKQPGLAACEATGCGEKPKNRYRKN; encoded by the exons aagaagaggaagaagacattACCGCCATCCTCAGAGACAGATCTCACATCGATGACACGCTGCGACTTGCAACCGAGGAAAAAGCCAGAGATTATGCAg CGGCCATCGAGAGGTTGCGGAAGATTTACCACACATCCATCAAGCCATTGGAGCAGGCCTACAAGTACAATGAGCTGAGGTCACATGAGATCTCAG ATGGGGAGATTACCTCCAAGCCTATGGTGCTCTTCCTGGGACCCTGGAGTGTGGGAAAGTCCACCATGATCAATTACCTCCTGGGCATGCATGAAAGCCCCTATCAGCTATACACAG GAGCTGAGCCTACTACCTCTGAGTTCACTGTCATTATGCACGGGGAGAAGATCCGCTCTGTTGAGGGTATTGTCATGGCTGCAGATAGCTCTCGATCCTTCTCTCCCCTGGAGAAGTTTGGTCAAAACTTCCTGGAGAAACTGATCGGTATTGAAATGCCCCACAAGCTACTGGAACGTGTGACATTCGTGGATACTCCAGGAATCATCgagaacaggaagcagcaggagagag GCTATCCTTTCAATGATGTTTGCCAGTGGTTCATTGATCGTGCTGACCTGATATTCGTGGTCTTTGATCCCACCAAATTGGATGTTGGCCTGGAGCTGGAGATGCTATTCCGACAACTGAAGGGACGTGAATCCCAGATCCGTATTATCCTGAACAAGGCCGACAACCTGGCCACCCAGGACTTAATGAGAGTATACGGAGCGCTGTTTTGGAGCTTGGCTCCCCTTATCAATGTGACCGAACCCCCTCGTGTCTACGTCAGCTCCTTCTGGCCTTACGACTATGCGCCTGACACGAGCCGTGACCTCTTCAAGCGAGAGGAGATCTCCCTTCTGGAAgatctgaaccaggtgattgAAAACCGTATGGAGAACAAAATCGCCTTCATCCGCCAGCATGGCATCCGTGTGCGCATCCATGGCCTACTGGTAGACCGCTACGTTCAGACCTTTAAAGAGAAGATGAGCTTCTTCAGTGACCCTGAACTGGTCTTCCAGGAGATTGTAGATGACCCAGACAAGTTCTACATTTTCAAATCTATTCTTGCCAAGACCAACGTCAGCAAGTTTGACCTGCCCAACCGTGATGCTTACCGTGACTTCTTCGGCATCAACCCCATCACCAACTTCAAGCCCCTGTCGGCTCAGTGCTCCTACATCGGAGGCTGTCTGCTGGAAAAGATCGAGAAAGCAATCACAAACGAGCTGCCTGCCCTCCTAAGCAGCATTAACTCTGGCAAACAGCCTGGTCTCGCTGCCTGTGAAGCTACTGGATGCGGCGAGAAGCCAAAGAATCGTTACCGGAAGAACTGA
- the srl gene encoding sarcalumenin isoform X1, which translates to MKGTVLISCFLSLLLLQATAGKSFEEEEEDITAILRDRSHIDDTLRLATEEKARDYAAAIERLRKIYHTSIKPLEQAYKYNELRSHEISAYPGRTLGESATDGEITSKPMVLFLGPWSVGKSTMINYLLGMHESPYQLYTGAEPTTSEFTVIMHGEKIRSVEGIVMAADSSRSFSPLEKFGQNFLEKLIGIEMPHKLLERVTFVDTPGIIENRKQQERGYPFNDVCQWFIDRADLIFVVFDPTKLDVGLELEMLFRQLKGRESQIRIILNKADNLATQDLMRVYGALFWSLAPLINVTEPPRVYVSSFWPYDYAPDTSRDLFKREEISLLEDLNQVIENRMENKIAFIRQHGIRVRIHGLLVDRYVQTFKEKMSFFSDPELVFQEIVDDPDKFYIFKSILAKTNVSKFDLPNRDAYRDFFGINPITNFKPLSAQCSYIGGCLLEKIEKAITNELPALLSSINSGKQPGLAACEATGCGEKPKNRYRKN; encoded by the exons aagaagaggaagaagacattACCGCCATCCTCAGAGACAGATCTCACATCGATGACACGCTGCGACTTGCAACCGAGGAAAAAGCCAGAGATTATGCAg CGGCCATCGAGAGGTTGCGGAAGATTTACCACACATCCATCAAGCCATTGGAGCAGGCCTACAAGTACAATGAGCTGAGGTCACATGAGATCTCAG CTTACCCCGGACGAACCCTGGGGGAATCCGCCACAG ATGGGGAGATTACCTCCAAGCCTATGGTGCTCTTCCTGGGACCCTGGAGTGTGGGAAAGTCCACCATGATCAATTACCTCCTGGGCATGCATGAAAGCCCCTATCAGCTATACACAG GAGCTGAGCCTACTACCTCTGAGTTCACTGTCATTATGCACGGGGAGAAGATCCGCTCTGTTGAGGGTATTGTCATGGCTGCAGATAGCTCTCGATCCTTCTCTCCCCTGGAGAAGTTTGGTCAAAACTTCCTGGAGAAACTGATCGGTATTGAAATGCCCCACAAGCTACTGGAACGTGTGACATTCGTGGATACTCCAGGAATCATCgagaacaggaagcagcaggagagag GCTATCCTTTCAATGATGTTTGCCAGTGGTTCATTGATCGTGCTGACCTGATATTCGTGGTCTTTGATCCCACCAAATTGGATGTTGGCCTGGAGCTGGAGATGCTATTCCGACAACTGAAGGGACGTGAATCCCAGATCCGTATTATCCTGAACAAGGCCGACAACCTGGCCACCCAGGACTTAATGAGAGTATACGGAGCGCTGTTTTGGAGCTTGGCTCCCCTTATCAATGTGACCGAACCCCCTCGTGTCTACGTCAGCTCCTTCTGGCCTTACGACTATGCGCCTGACACGAGCCGTGACCTCTTCAAGCGAGAGGAGATCTCCCTTCTGGAAgatctgaaccaggtgattgAAAACCGTATGGAGAACAAAATCGCCTTCATCCGCCAGCATGGCATCCGTGTGCGCATCCATGGCCTACTGGTAGACCGCTACGTTCAGACCTTTAAAGAGAAGATGAGCTTCTTCAGTGACCCTGAACTGGTCTTCCAGGAGATTGTAGATGACCCAGACAAGTTCTACATTTTCAAATCTATTCTTGCCAAGACCAACGTCAGCAAGTTTGACCTGCCCAACCGTGATGCTTACCGTGACTTCTTCGGCATCAACCCCATCACCAACTTCAAGCCCCTGTCGGCTCAGTGCTCCTACATCGGAGGCTGTCTGCTGGAAAAGATCGAGAAAGCAATCACAAACGAGCTGCCTGCCCTCCTAAGCAGCATTAACTCTGGCAAACAGCCTGGTCTCGCTGCCTGTGAAGCTACTGGATGCGGCGAGAAGCCAAAGAATCGTTACCGGAAGAACTGA